From Streptosporangiales bacterium, the proteins below share one genomic window:
- a CDS encoding flavin reductase: MHAEPDDGERVDTAHFRKVIGRFATGIAVVTTRDGDVDHAMTVNSLTSVSLDPVLVLFCAEKVARFHDAVLRAGTWAVSVLGEHGEPASRWFAHRGRPLEDQFGAVAHVAAPLTGAPVLTGAIGVLECRTRAVYDGGDHSIVLGDVLAASVPDGAARPLLHFQGSYRRLEGGVS, encoded by the coding sequence GTGCACGCAGAACCTGACGACGGTGAGCGCGTCGACACCGCACACTTCCGCAAGGTCATCGGGAGGTTCGCGACCGGCATCGCCGTGGTGACCACGCGCGACGGCGACGTCGACCACGCGATGACCGTCAACTCGCTGACCTCGGTGTCCCTCGACCCCGTGCTCGTGCTGTTCTGCGCCGAGAAGGTCGCGCGGTTCCACGACGCCGTGCTGCGGGCGGGAACCTGGGCGGTGTCCGTGCTCGGTGAGCACGGAGAGCCGGCGAGCAGGTGGTTCGCGCATCGCGGACGTCCGCTCGAGGACCAGTTCGGAGCCGTGGCGCACGTGGCGGCGCCGTTGACGGGAGCCCCCGTGCTGACCGGCGCGATCGGTGTGCTGGAATGCCGTACGCGCGCTGTGTACGACGGGGGTGACCACAGTATCGTGCTCGGAGACGTGCTCGCCGCGTCCGTGCCCGACGGTGCGGCCCGACCGCTGCTGCACTTCCAGGGGTCGTACCGAAGGCTCGAAGGGGGAGTCTCGTGA